The DNA sequence TTGCTTGAATCCGTTTCCTACTACAATTTCCAGAAAGCACTGAAGGATGCTAACTGGGGATATATTCAGGATTGCTTTAGTCAGCCACATACCGTAATTCTGAACTTTGCTTATATCTTCTCCAGTTTGGAATTGTCGGAAGCGCTATTGCTGGTAAAGGAAATCAACCGAATGGTGACACAATTCCCGCAGAACCGTTACATTCTGATTTCACAATCTTCCATTTCGGATAGTAGAAACTATAATTTCAAGCATTTCTGTGAGCGACTGAAAGGTATACAAAAAGAATTGTCTGTAGGAAGCGGAAGAGTGACTTGCAGTCATGATGCTTTCTGTGATTATGATAAGAGTGAGGAAGTGTATTTTGAGGTATTGAGTAATTAGACTTTAGATTGGAAAAATATGATGATGAAATTTAACCGTAAAGAAGCTTTCATTAAAACGTTCAGTATAAAATAAACCTGCTTATTATTGATCGCTTTACTATCTGTTTCTTGTAACCGCCATGAATATAAATATATAGGATCTTATGAAATTGGTGATACAACGTTGAATGGAGAGTTTAGGGATATTCCATCCTACGGTTATTATTTTGAACTTAAAAGAAACTCAATATGTAATCTTCCATTTGGAAATTGTAGAAATAATGGGAAGTGGAGTTTGGAAAGAAGGGATAGCGTGGATTACGTTACGATGTATTCTGAACATTCATTTTTTAATGGGCCTTTTAAAGTAGAATATATTGGAGATTATGAAGTGAGTCACTTGAATGGATTCATAAATAGAAAATACTCTAAGTATTATTTCACTTCAATGAAGACGAATATAAAAATGGAATGTCGAAAGTATAATAAATAGGCAATCCTCTATTGGTGGAATGTACTGTGATTCAATGCAAGAACAATTCTTGTGTTGAATCACAGTACCTTGCGCTAGTGGTGTCTTAAAAGTCTCCAATTTTACCCCTCATACAACTCGATCGGCAACCCATCCGGATCAGCAAAAAACGTAAACTTCTTCTCTGTAAAAGGATCAATTCTGATCGGTTCGACTTCCACACCTTTTATTGTCAGCGCCTCAGCAGATGCTTCTATATTTTCTACTTCAAAAGCAATATGCCTTAATCCACAAGCTTCAGGGCGTGATGTTCGGGCAGGAGGGTTAGGGAAAGAAAACAGCTCTATTTGGTACATATCGTTTACGGCAAGGTCAAGCTTGTAAGAACCTCGCTCTTTTCTGTAAACTTCTTGCAGTATCTTAAGCCCTAATATTTCAGTATAGAATTCTTTCGATTTCGAGTAGTCCGATACAATTACAGCGATATGGTGTATTTTCTTTGGTCTTAACATGTTTGCTATTGATAATTGGTGTGAAAATTCAGCATCCAATATGGAATCCTGTTAAGATGCAAATATGTGAGATA is a window from the Limibacter armeniacum genome containing:
- the gloA2 gene encoding SMU1112c/YaeR family gloxylase I-like metalloprotein encodes the protein MLRPKKIHHIAVIVSDYSKSKEFYTEILGLKILQEVYRKERGSYKLDLAVNDMYQIELFSFPNPPARTSRPEACGLRHIAFEVENIEASAEALTIKGVEVEPIRIDPFTEKKFTFFADPDGLPIELYEG